Below is a window of Thermodesulfobacteriota bacterium DNA.
GTGTATGCCTCTGGGGCGATACCGGTTTGTCTTTTTCGTGGTGGAGACCATGAAGCGGTAGCAGAGAGTGCGGCTTATATACCACGTTTCATAGACACATTCTGTCGTTCCCAGATTGGGTACAGGATGTTGGAGGAAGAGCCCCTTTACCAGATGGTAGACCTTCTCGTTGTTCCGGTCACGG
It encodes the following:
- a CDS encoding 2-hydroxyacyl-CoA dehydratase family protein, yielding MGAMDRLSAHMDGRYREIRKKREEGVKIIGYTPGGYMPEELVYASGAIPVCLFRGGDHEAVAESAAYIPRFIDTFCRSQIGYRMLEEEPLYQMVDLLVVPVT